The Planococcus donghaensis genome contains a region encoding:
- the prli42 gene encoding stressosome-associated protein Prli42, with protein MRNAAFRKFIVYAMIAIMLLSSFMFGLSFVL; from the coding sequence ATGAGAAACGCTGCATTCCGTAAGTTTATTGTTTATGCGATGATTGCTATTATGCTGTTATCAAGCTTTATGTTTGGCTTGAGCTTTGTACTTTAA
- the mce gene encoding methylmalonyl-CoA epimerase — translation MKKVDHIGIAVRDLNAVLPYYTDTLGLPLMKIEEVESQKVRVAFIDAGNVKLELLEPMAEESAIFKFLEKKGEGIHHIAFGVVGIEERMEELREKGVQLLNDKPKPGAGGAMVAFLHPKSSNGVLYELCEKE, via the coding sequence ATGAAAAAAGTAGATCATATCGGAATTGCTGTACGGGATTTGAATGCTGTCCTTCCTTATTACACGGATACGCTCGGCCTTCCGCTTATGAAAATTGAAGAAGTGGAATCTCAAAAAGTGCGTGTGGCATTTATTGATGCAGGCAACGTCAAATTGGAATTGCTTGAACCAATGGCTGAAGAAAGCGCTATCTTCAAATTTTTAGAGAAAAAAGGCGAAGGCATTCATCATATTGCTTTTGGAGTGGTTGGCATCGAAGAGCGAATGGAAGAATTGCGCGAAAAAGGTGTACAGTTATTGAACGACAAGCCGAAACCTGGAGCTGGCGGAGCGATGGTCGCCTTTTTGCATCCAAAATCATCAAACGGAGTATTATACGAACTTTGCGAAAAAGAGTGA
- a CDS encoding BrxA/BrxB family bacilliredoxin, translated as MSMDFNFLMNDIATQARQELIDGGYTQLETAEDVNEAFSKEGTSLVMINSVCGCAGGIARPAALHSIHYDKRPDNLFTVFAGQDKEATAQARAIFGDDHLPSSPSFVFLKDGKMVDEIGRHEIEGHDPMSVITHIQAIFEQHCDEV; from the coding sequence ATGAGCATGGACTTTAACTTCCTGATGAATGATATAGCTACACAAGCGCGCCAGGAATTGATTGATGGTGGATATACACAGTTGGAAACAGCTGAAGACGTGAACGAAGCTTTTTCTAAAGAAGGAACGAGCCTTGTAATGATTAACTCTGTATGTGGATGTGCCGGCGGTATCGCTCGTCCAGCTGCATTGCATTCGATTCATTACGATAAGCGCCCAGATAACTTGTTTACGGTTTTTGCAGGTCAAGATAAAGAAGCAACTGCACAAGCACGTGCAATTTTCGGGGATGATCACTTACCGTCTTCGCCATCTTTCGTTTTCTTAAAAGATGGAAAAATGGTTGATGAAATTGGTCGTCACGAAATTGAAGGTCATGATCCAATGTCTGTTATTACACACATTCAAGCAATTTTCGAACAGCATTGCGACGAAGTGTAA
- a CDS encoding dihydrolipoamide acetyltransferase family protein — MAIENIKMPQLGESVTEGTIEKWLVQPGDHVNKYDPLAEVNTDKVTAEVPSSFTGIIKELVASEGETLAVGEIVCTIETEGGSAAPIEEAKPATEEKPADKKEESKASSTPVKPSGAKGRYSPAVLRLAQDNDIDLAQVEGSGNEGRITRKDLMKLIDSGNIPKSGDTPAAEAAPAQQEQPAQTSAPAAPKAASAPIESAPGDIEIPVSGVRKAIAANMLKSKHEAPHAWMMIEVDVTNLVQYRDSIKGEFKKKEGFNITYFAFFVKAVSQALKEFPMMNSMWAGDKIIQKKDINISIAVASDNALFVPVIKNSDEKSVKGIGKEVNELALKARSGKLKSADMQGGTFTVNNTGSFGSVQSMGIINHPQAAIMQVESIVKRPVIMDNGMIAARDMVNLCLSLDHRVLDGLVCGQFLARVKEILENMSKENTSVY, encoded by the coding sequence TTGGCTATTGAAAACATAAAAATGCCTCAATTGGGCGAAAGTGTTACAGAAGGAACAATTGAAAAGTGGCTCGTCCAGCCTGGCGACCATGTAAATAAATACGACCCGCTTGCTGAAGTTAATACAGATAAAGTAACAGCGGAAGTTCCTTCTTCTTTTACAGGAATCATTAAAGAGTTAGTCGCTTCAGAAGGCGAAACGTTAGCAGTTGGTGAAATCGTTTGTACAATTGAGACAGAAGGTGGAAGCGCTGCTCCAATTGAAGAAGCAAAACCGGCAACTGAAGAAAAACCAGCTGACAAAAAAGAAGAGTCAAAAGCTTCTTCGACTCCTGTAAAACCATCCGGAGCAAAAGGACGTTACTCACCAGCTGTATTGCGTCTAGCTCAAGACAATGACATTGATTTAGCACAAGTAGAAGGCTCAGGAAACGAAGGCCGCATTACGCGCAAAGATTTAATGAAATTGATCGACAGCGGCAACATTCCAAAATCTGGAGATACACCGGCTGCAGAAGCAGCGCCCGCTCAACAAGAACAGCCAGCTCAGACGTCAGCTCCTGCTGCACCAAAAGCTGCTTCTGCTCCAATCGAAAGCGCACCTGGCGATATCGAAATTCCTGTCTCGGGCGTACGTAAAGCAATTGCAGCGAACATGCTAAAAAGTAAACATGAAGCTCCACATGCTTGGATGATGATTGAAGTAGACGTAACAAATCTCGTTCAGTACCGCGATTCCATTAAAGGCGAATTCAAGAAAAAAGAAGGCTTCAATATTACGTATTTTGCCTTTTTCGTTAAAGCTGTTTCACAAGCGTTAAAAGAATTCCCGATGATGAACTCCATGTGGGCTGGCGATAAAATTATCCAGAAAAAAGATATCAATATTTCAATTGCTGTAGCTTCTGACAATGCACTATTTGTTCCGGTTATCAAAAATTCTGATGAAAAATCAGTAAAAGGAATCGGAAAAGAAGTAAACGAACTGGCGCTTAAAGCACGTTCAGGTAAATTGAAATCTGCGGATATGCAAGGCGGAACATTTACAGTTAACAACACGGGCTCATTTGGTTCTGTTCAGTCGATGGGAATTATCAACCATCCACAAGCCGCTATTATGCAAGTGGAGTCAATTGTTAAACGTCCTGTAATTATGGATAACGGAATGATTGCTGCGCGTGATATGGTTAACCTTTGTTTATCACTAGATCACCGAGTTCTTGACGGACTTGTTTGCGGTCAATTTTTAGCACGTGTTAAAGAAATTTTAGAAAACATGTCAAAAGAAAATACTTCTGTTTATTAA
- the scpA gene encoding methylmalonyl-CoA mutase, which yields MSKPDFSKITLNDLAIAAKTVEHQSAFTTNEGIDIKQIYTKDDIKFLEESMPGFAPNLRGPYPTMYVSRPWTVRQYAGFSTAEESNAFYRRNLAMGQKGLSVAFDLATHRGYDSDHERVVGDVGKAGVAIDSVEDMKILFDGIPLDQMSVSMTMNGAVVPIMAFFIVAAEEQGVSPDQLAGTIQNDILKEYMVRNTYIYPPAMSMHIIADIFKYTSTHMPKFNSISISGYHIQEAGATADLELAYTLADGLEYVRTGLAAGIDIDHFAPRLSFFWGIGMNYFMEVAKMRAGREIWAKMMKTFDPKNDKALALRTHSQTSGWSLTEQDPFNNVTRTLIEANAAAMGHTQSLHTNALDEAIALPTDFSARIARNTQLFLQEETMMTNVIDPWGGSYYVESLTKELVEKAWELIEEVEELGGMAKAIETGLPKMRIEEAAAKKQAQIDSNEETIIGVNRYRLDQEDPIDILNIDNTMVRKTQIERLDRMKANRDDDKVAAALEKLTQAAQSGEDNILACAIEAARHRASLGEISDAIEKASGRHKAVIRSVSGVYSSNFSNQQEMEIVKEMTEDFIENEGRRPRILIAKMGQDGHDRGAKVIATAFADLGFDVDIGPLFQTPAETAQQAVENDVHVIGVSSLAAGHMTLVPDLKAELAKIGREDILIVVGGVIPAQDYEFLRNNGASAIFGPGTVIPVAAQKVIEEIYVQLGYEEVAD from the coding sequence ATGTCAAAACCTGATTTTTCCAAAATAACGTTAAATGATTTAGCAATTGCGGCTAAAACGGTCGAACATCAAAGCGCTTTTACTACCAATGAAGGCATCGATATTAAGCAAATTTATACAAAAGACGATATCAAATTTCTGGAAGAAAGTATGCCAGGATTTGCGCCTAATTTACGTGGACCTTATCCGACAATGTACGTGTCACGCCCCTGGACAGTGCGTCAATATGCTGGATTTTCAACAGCAGAAGAAAGTAATGCTTTTTACCGCCGCAATTTAGCGATGGGACAAAAGGGGTTGTCCGTGGCATTCGATTTAGCGACGCATCGTGGTTACGATTCAGATCATGAACGAGTAGTAGGCGATGTGGGGAAAGCTGGCGTTGCTATTGATAGTGTGGAAGACATGAAAATATTGTTTGATGGTATTCCGTTAGATCAAATGTCTGTATCCATGACAATGAACGGTGCAGTTGTGCCCATTATGGCATTCTTTATCGTAGCAGCTGAAGAACAAGGCGTGTCACCTGACCAATTGGCTGGGACCATCCAAAACGATATTTTAAAAGAATATATGGTACGTAATACATATATTTATCCCCCAGCCATGTCGATGCATATTATTGCCGATATTTTCAAATACACATCCACTCATATGCCGAAATTCAACTCAATTTCAATTTCGGGTTACCATATTCAAGAAGCAGGAGCAACAGCAGACCTCGAGTTAGCTTATACACTTGCAGATGGCTTAGAATACGTCCGAACAGGTCTTGCAGCAGGGATTGATATTGATCATTTTGCCCCGCGTTTATCGTTCTTCTGGGGCATTGGGATGAACTATTTCATGGAAGTTGCCAAAATGCGTGCAGGACGTGAAATTTGGGCGAAAATGATGAAGACATTCGATCCGAAAAACGACAAAGCCCTTGCTTTACGAACGCATTCGCAAACATCGGGCTGGAGCTTAACCGAGCAAGATCCATTTAATAACGTTACGCGTACGTTAATTGAAGCAAATGCAGCAGCTATGGGTCATACACAATCCCTTCATACTAATGCGCTTGACGAAGCAATTGCATTGCCAACTGATTTTTCAGCACGAATTGCACGTAACACGCAATTATTTCTTCAAGAAGAGACCATGATGACCAATGTGATTGACCCGTGGGGTGGCTCGTATTATGTCGAGTCCCTAACGAAAGAATTAGTGGAAAAAGCATGGGAGTTAATCGAAGAAGTTGAAGAACTTGGCGGCATGGCAAAAGCGATTGAAACCGGTTTGCCGAAAATGCGGATTGAAGAAGCAGCAGCAAAAAAACAAGCGCAAATCGATTCAAATGAAGAAACCATTATCGGTGTGAACCGATACCGTTTAGATCAAGAAGATCCGATTGATATTTTAAACATCGACAATACAATGGTTCGCAAAACACAAATTGAGCGATTAGATCGCATGAAAGCAAATCGAGATGACGACAAAGTGGCAGCTGCGCTAGAAAAATTAACGCAAGCTGCACAAAGTGGAGAAGACAATATTTTAGCTTGTGCTATTGAAGCAGCAAGGCACCGAGCATCTCTTGGTGAAATTTCCGATGCTATTGAAAAAGCATCTGGGAGACATAAGGCGGTGATTCGTTCAGTGAGTGGCGTTTATAGTTCGAATTTCTCTAACCAGCAAGAAATGGAAATTGTAAAAGAAATGACTGAAGACTTTATCGAAAACGAAGGACGTCGTCCCCGTATTTTGATTGCGAAAATGGGTCAAGATGGTCATGACCGCGGAGCAAAAGTCATTGCGACGGCATTTGCTGACTTGGGCTTTGACGTGGATATTGGACCGTTGTTCCAAACGCCTGCAGAAACAGCCCAACAAGCAGTGGAAAATGATGTCCACGTTATTGGGGTGAGCTCACTAGCGGCAGGTCACATGACGCTAGTGCCAGACTTAAAAGCCGAACTTGCAAAAATTGGTCGGGAAGATATATTAATCGTGGTGGGTGGGGTTATTCCTGCACAAGACTACGAATTTTTACGTAATAATGGAGCAAGTGCTATTTTTGGTCCAGGGACAGTAATTCCCGTTGCTGCACAGAAAGTAATTGAAGAAATTTATGTGCAGCTTGGTTATGAGGAAGTGGCTGACTGA
- a CDS encoding aromatic acid exporter family protein has translation MKLNLKPYSIGYRTMKTALGVAIAIYLAQLLQLDYYVSAGILTILCIQPTKKKSIRAAFSRFIASLIGIVYAFIFFEGIAYHPIIIGVLIVLFIPLLVTLRFQDGFVSSSVILMHIYDAKQLSFDLLINEIALMVIGFGTALAVNMYMPSIEKKLENYRYEIEGLYASIFREIVVYLRERESLWSGQELMDARKLLAKAKALAYQDVENHITRHENKYYHYFEMREQQLEIIERILPKITSLPVIVDQTDLVADFLEDLSEHVHSGNTAYRYISKLDKVKDNFAELPLPDSHEKFLAMAELYQVIHEMEAYLEIKQSYKGFHTRKAEVPV, from the coding sequence ATGAAACTGAATTTAAAGCCATATTCAATTGGGTATCGCACAATGAAAACCGCGTTAGGTGTAGCTATAGCTATTTATTTAGCGCAATTGTTGCAACTCGATTATTATGTATCTGCCGGTATTTTGACGATTCTTTGCATACAACCCACAAAGAAAAAGTCAATTCGTGCCGCATTTTCTCGTTTTATCGCCAGTTTAATCGGCATTGTTTATGCATTTATCTTTTTTGAAGGAATAGCCTATCACCCAATTATTATTGGTGTATTAATTGTTCTTTTTATTCCTTTATTGGTTACTTTACGATTTCAAGATGGGTTTGTCTCGAGCTCCGTTATATTGATGCATATTTACGATGCCAAACAGCTAAGTTTTGACTTGTTAATTAACGAAATAGCTTTAATGGTAATAGGATTTGGTACAGCATTAGCGGTGAATATGTATATGCCCAGTATCGAGAAAAAGCTGGAAAATTATCGCTATGAAATTGAAGGATTGTACGCGTCTATTTTTCGTGAAATTGTCGTTTACTTACGTGAAAGAGAATCGTTATGGAGTGGCCAAGAGTTGATGGATGCGAGAAAACTATTAGCAAAGGCAAAAGCACTTGCTTATCAAGACGTTGAAAATCACATCACACGTCATGAAAACAAATACTATCATTATTTTGAAATGCGCGAACAGCAACTTGAAATTATTGAACGCATCTTACCGAAAATCACGTCTTTGCCGGTCATTGTAGACCAAACGGACTTAGTCGCTGATTTTTTAGAAGATTTATCGGAACATGTTCACTCAGGAAATACAGCATATCGATACATTTCAAAGCTTGACAAAGTAAAAGATAACTTCGCCGAGCTGCCACTTCCTGATAGTCACGAAAAATTTCTGGCAATGGCCGAACTCTACCAAGTCATTCACGAAATGGAAGCTTATCTTGAAATCAAACAATCCTACAAAGGGTTTCACACAAGAAAAGCGGAAGTGCCTGTTTAG
- a CDS encoding methylmalonyl-CoA mutase family protein: MTIESMKNTKFPTHTYSEWQQAAEKAIKGKSFEDTLKTPTIEDVTLEPLYTKDMLDRLGSYLPAQVAAIQHGKHQPSWLVSQEVTADSAAEYLTLMKDDLSRGNETVVYTGFHKFEWSDEQLTELAQLIVEYPLYFKLSGDDQDVLRVFDFIAPEKLSQLQGVIFSEEPVNAPDNVRTQLVDTIPIHHAGGTAVHELGVALSILAEQLVNNDFTETTKNTWIRFAVDTQFFQEIAKLRAFRVLWQAFCSAYGNETPKLPVYTETSVRSYSKLDPYVNLLRAGNSTFAAVLGGTDAHTVHPHDFLTEPDLSSRRIARNVQLVIKEEAHVSHVVDPAAGSYFIETLTKEYVEAAWNYFLEIENIGGYSEAIKSGWLTDDIQAKWIEREKNVATRKQSLIGTNIYANPQETVKNVKTDDSHIEYMTAKRLATPFEKLRAQSKAKNLNSAIILVEPLKNIKAQVDFVSGFLAVGGIEAKVSGHLQTAEEINQFLINENLDYAVLCGSKEAIANLVPKLKTEVNIDVAGKYPREQLNEWQQYGVNDTIYSGKHITSKLANILALGKEAL, from the coding sequence TTGACAATCGAATCGATGAAAAACACAAAATTTCCAACTCATACATACAGTGAATGGCAACAAGCAGCTGAAAAAGCAATTAAAGGAAAGTCTTTTGAAGACACTTTGAAAACGCCTACAATTGAAGATGTCACGCTTGAACCTTTATATACAAAAGACATGCTTGACCGATTAGGAAGCTATTTACCCGCTCAAGTTGCAGCTATACAACATGGCAAGCATCAACCGAGTTGGCTCGTGTCTCAAGAAGTGACAGCAGACTCTGCAGCAGAATATTTAACGTTGATGAAAGATGATTTGTCCCGGGGAAATGAAACTGTCGTTTATACAGGTTTCCATAAATTCGAGTGGTCAGACGAACAATTAACTGAATTGGCTCAACTGATTGTCGAATACCCGCTTTACTTCAAATTGTCAGGAGATGACCAAGATGTTTTGCGGGTGTTTGATTTTATCGCCCCAGAAAAGCTATCTCAATTACAAGGTGTCATTTTTTCTGAAGAACCAGTAAACGCACCAGATAACGTACGGACCCAATTAGTCGATACGATTCCTATTCATCACGCTGGAGGAACGGCAGTACATGAATTAGGTGTGGCACTTAGTATTTTGGCTGAACAACTGGTTAATAACGACTTTACCGAAACCACTAAAAATACGTGGATTCGTTTTGCAGTAGATACACAATTTTTCCAAGAAATTGCTAAATTGCGTGCATTCCGTGTATTGTGGCAAGCTTTTTGTTCCGCGTATGGTAACGAAACACCGAAGCTTCCTGTATATACAGAAACGTCTGTTCGTTCTTATTCGAAACTTGATCCGTATGTCAATTTATTACGCGCAGGAAACTCAACGTTTGCAGCAGTTCTTGGTGGAACGGATGCGCATACGGTTCATCCGCATGACTTTTTAACAGAGCCAGATTTATCAAGTCGACGCATTGCGCGTAATGTGCAACTGGTGATTAAAGAAGAAGCGCATGTATCGCATGTGGTAGACCCTGCTGCAGGATCTTATTTTATCGAAACATTAACGAAAGAATATGTAGAAGCGGCATGGAACTATTTCTTGGAGATCGAAAATATTGGTGGCTATTCTGAAGCTATTAAATCTGGATGGCTGACAGATGATATCCAAGCAAAATGGATCGAGCGAGAAAAAAATGTAGCTACACGTAAACAATCGCTTATTGGTACAAATATTTATGCAAATCCACAAGAGACCGTAAAAAATGTCAAAACAGATGATAGTCACATTGAATACATGACAGCGAAGCGTTTAGCGACGCCTTTTGAAAAACTTCGAGCACAAAGCAAAGCGAAAAATTTAAACTCTGCAATTATTTTAGTGGAACCGTTAAAAAATATAAAAGCTCAAGTGGATTTTGTATCTGGGTTTCTTGCAGTTGGCGGAATTGAAGCGAAAGTAAGTGGACATCTGCAAACAGCTGAAGAAATCAATCAATTTCTAATAAATGAAAACCTGGACTATGCCGTACTATGTGGATCGAAAGAAGCGATCGCTAACTTGGTTCCAAAGTTAAAAACAGAAGTAAACATTGATGTCGCTGGCAAGTATCCGAGAGAGCAATTAAATGAATGGCAACAATACGGAGTGAACGACACAATCTATTCTGGCAAACACATTACTTCTAAGCTCGCGAACATTCTTGCTTTAGGAAAGGAGGCGCTATAA
- a CDS encoding acyl-CoA carboxylase subunit beta, which yields MDIYERINELYDRKREIELGGGEERIDKQHEKGKLTARERIDLLLDEGSFVELSPFVEHRTTDFGMAKGPGEGVVTGYGKVNGRPIYLFSQDFTVFGGALGEMHAKKIANVMDLAARNGAPFIGLNDSGGARIQEGVLSLDGYGQIFYRNSIYSGVIPQISVIMGPSAGGAVYSPAITDFVFMVDKTSQMFITGPKVIETVTGEKISSEDLGGSRVHTAISGNAHFRGDSEQKVLEMVRQLISYLPQNNTEMPPRLEGGEEDDYRPDLADVVPFEAIRPYDVRKVVDQVVDKDSFMEVQPEFARNIVIGLARIKGETVGLVCNQPKVMAGGLDIDSSDKAARFIRFCDSFNIPLITFEDVTGFFPGIKQEHGGIIRHGAKILYAYSEATVPKMTVILRKAYGGAYVALNSKSIGADLVYSWPNAEIAVMGPNGAANIIFAREIAASENPEETRAAKIEEYRVKFANPYVAAARGMVDDVIDPRETRIKLIQALEMMRNKKDSRPAKKHGNMPL from the coding sequence ATGGATATTTACGAACGAATTAATGAGTTATATGATCGCAAACGTGAAATTGAACTTGGAGGTGGCGAAGAACGCATCGACAAGCAACACGAAAAAGGCAAGCTAACAGCACGTGAACGTATTGATTTGTTGCTTGATGAAGGATCATTTGTAGAGTTAAGTCCATTTGTAGAACATCGCACAACTGATTTCGGCATGGCTAAAGGACCTGGTGAAGGGGTTGTTACCGGATACGGGAAAGTAAACGGTAGACCGATTTATTTGTTTTCTCAAGACTTTACGGTTTTTGGTGGAGCTTTAGGGGAAATGCATGCGAAAAAAATTGCCAATGTTATGGATTTAGCAGCTCGTAATGGTGCACCGTTTATTGGCTTAAACGATTCAGGTGGCGCACGCATTCAAGAAGGTGTGTTATCACTTGATGGCTATGGTCAAATTTTTTACCGCAATTCGATTTATTCGGGCGTTATCCCACAAATTTCCGTAATTATGGGGCCTTCTGCCGGTGGAGCAGTTTATTCACCAGCGATTACAGATTTTGTCTTTATGGTTGATAAAACGAGTCAAATGTTTATTACAGGACCGAAAGTTATCGAAACCGTAACAGGCGAAAAAATATCTTCTGAAGATCTCGGTGGGTCAAGAGTACATACAGCAATTAGCGGGAATGCACATTTCCGAGGAGACTCAGAACAAAAAGTGCTTGAAATGGTTCGTCAATTGATAAGCTACTTGCCACAAAATAATACGGAAATGCCGCCTCGCCTAGAAGGTGGAGAGGAAGACGATTATCGTCCGGATTTAGCAGATGTCGTGCCTTTTGAAGCAATTCGTCCTTATGATGTGCGTAAAGTAGTCGACCAAGTTGTGGACAAAGACAGCTTTATGGAAGTACAACCAGAGTTTGCGCGCAACATTGTCATTGGTCTCGCTCGCATTAAAGGCGAAACCGTTGGATTAGTGTGTAACCAACCAAAAGTAATGGCGGGCGGACTTGATATAGATTCATCTGATAAGGCAGCGCGCTTTATCCGATTCTGTGATTCGTTTAATATTCCATTGATCACATTTGAAGACGTGACTGGATTCTTCCCTGGGATTAAACAAGAACATGGCGGAATTATTCGTCATGGGGCAAAAATCTTATACGCTTATTCAGAAGCAACAGTTCCAAAAATGACGGTTATTTTACGTAAAGCATATGGCGGTGCTTATGTCGCGTTAAACTCGAAGTCTATTGGAGCTGATTTGGTTTATTCATGGCCAAACGCTGAAATTGCGGTTATGGGACCTAATGGAGCGGCGAATATTATTTTTGCGCGCGAAATTGCCGCAAGCGAAAATCCAGAAGAAACACGCGCAGCAAAAATTGAAGAATACCGGGTAAAATTTGCGAATCCATATGTAGCTGCAGCTCGAGGAATGGTTGATGACGTGATCGATCCACGCGAAACGCGGATTAAATTGATTCAAGCATTAGAAATGATGCGCAATAAAAAAGATTCTCGACCTGCAAAAAAACACGGCAATATGCCACTGTAA
- a CDS encoding alpha-ketoacid dehydrogenase subunit beta → MAIMSYIDAITLAMKEEMERDENVFVLGEDVGKKGGVFKATQGLYDQFGEDRVLDTPLAESAIAGVGIGAAMYGLRPIAEMQFADFIMPAVNQIISEASRIRYRSNNDWSCPIVFRAPFGGGVHGALYHSQSVEAVFANQPGLKIVIPSTPYDAKGLLKAAIRDEDPVMFFEHKRAYRLIKGEVPEEDYTIEIGKADVKREGEDITVITYGLAVHFALQAAERLAEDGISAHVLDLRTIYPLDKEGIIEAAKKTGKVLLVTEDNKEGSIIGEVAAIIAENCLFDLDAPIKRLAGPDIPAMAYAPTMEKFFMINPDKVEKAMRELAEF, encoded by the coding sequence ATGGCTATTATGTCTTATATAGATGCCATCACGCTTGCCATGAAAGAAGAAATGGAGCGTGACGAAAACGTCTTTGTTCTGGGAGAAGACGTTGGTAAAAAAGGTGGAGTTTTTAAAGCGACGCAAGGCTTGTATGATCAATTTGGAGAAGATCGCGTATTAGATACACCACTGGCGGAATCAGCAATTGCCGGTGTCGGAATTGGAGCTGCGATGTATGGTTTACGCCCGATTGCAGAAATGCAATTTGCGGATTTTATTATGCCTGCTGTAAACCAAATTATTTCTGAAGCTTCCCGTATTCGTTACCGTTCAAACAACGACTGGAGCTGTCCTATTGTGTTCCGCGCACCATTTGGCGGCGGTGTTCACGGGGCTCTTTATCATTCTCAGTCTGTAGAAGCGGTATTTGCGAACCAGCCTGGATTAAAAATTGTAATCCCGTCTACACCATATGATGCGAAAGGTCTTCTAAAAGCAGCAATTCGCGACGAAGATCCAGTTATGTTCTTTGAACACAAACGGGCATATCGCCTGATTAAAGGAGAAGTGCCAGAAGAAGATTACACAATTGAAATCGGTAAAGCAGACGTGAAACGCGAAGGTGAGGACATTACAGTCATCACTTACGGTTTAGCAGTTCACTTTGCGCTTCAAGCAGCAGAACGGTTAGCTGAAGATGGTATTTCTGCGCATGTTTTAGATTTACGCACAATTTATCCATTGGATAAAGAAGGCATTATCGAAGCTGCGAAGAAAACAGGTAAAGTGCTTTTAGTGACAGAAGACAACAAAGAAGGAAGCATTATCGGAGAAGTAGCAGCGATTATCGCTGAAAACTGCCTATTCGACCTAGACGCTCCTATTAAACGTCTAGCTGGACCAGATATTCCAGCAATGGCATACGCACCAACTATGGAAAAATTCTTCATGATCAACCCAGACAAAGTAGAAAAAGCAATGAGAGAACTAGCAGAGTTTTAA
- the meaB gene encoding methylmalonyl Co-A mutase-associated GTPase MeaB has product MSHEKNSRRMMEGVHEAHDGMKILPRKKFKKPLSDKLDIQEIAQGVKSGSRLYLGKAITLLESSNPEHKQNGQELLNQLLPDTGNSLRLGITGVPGAGKSTFIETFGEMLTSLGHRVAVLAIDPSSSLTGGSILGDKTRMEQLARNPKAFIRPSPTAGTLGGVHKKTRETMLLCEAAGYDIILVETVGVGQSETLVRGMVDMFLLLVLTGAGDELQGMKKGILELADAIVVHKADGENARLAKKTVAEYKQMLHFLQPATESWTTKPIAASSIDSTGIPDVWEMIQEFETTVKDSGYWKKRRQEQTKDWFRSMITDELHSRFFDDASRRELVKVLEKQVLDDELTVAQAIVRLFE; this is encoded by the coding sequence ATGAGCCACGAAAAAAACTCCAGGCGTATGATGGAAGGTGTTCATGAAGCGCATGATGGCATGAAAATTTTGCCGCGGAAAAAGTTTAAAAAGCCCCTTTCCGACAAACTGGATATTCAAGAAATTGCACAAGGGGTCAAAAGTGGGTCGCGTCTATATCTTGGAAAAGCAATAACTTTACTGGAAAGTTCAAATCCTGAACACAAACAAAATGGCCAAGAATTATTAAATCAATTACTGCCTGACACGGGGAATAGTTTACGTCTTGGCATCACGGGTGTTCCCGGAGCAGGAAAAAGCACCTTTATTGAAACCTTTGGCGAAATGTTAACGAGTCTTGGCCATCGTGTTGCAGTACTAGCGATTGATCCAAGCTCTTCTCTGACAGGTGGCAGTATACTAGGCGATAAAACTCGTATGGAGCAGCTTGCACGTAATCCGAAAGCCTTTATCAGACCTTCACCAACTGCCGGAACACTCGGTGGTGTGCATAAAAAAACGCGTGAAACAATGTTGTTATGTGAAGCGGCGGGATATGATATTATATTGGTAGAAACAGTAGGTGTCGGTCAAAGTGAAACTTTGGTACGGGGTATGGTGGACATGTTCCTGTTGCTCGTTTTAACAGGTGCTGGCGACGAACTGCAAGGCATGAAAAAAGGAATACTAGAATTAGCAGATGCAATTGTTGTTCATAAAGCAGACGGAGAAAATGCGCGTTTGGCAAAGAAAACTGTTGCAGAATACAAACAAATGCTGCATTTTCTGCAACCGGCGACAGAAAGCTGGACGACCAAACCGATTGCTGCTTCTTCTATTGATAGTACCGGCATACCTGATGTTTGGGAAATGATCCAAGAGTTTGAAACAACGGTAAAAGACAGCGGCTATTGGAAAAAACGTCGACAAGAACAGACAAAAGATTGGTTCCGCTCGATGATTACAGATGAGCTGCATAGCCGCTTTTTTGACGATGCCAGTCGTAGAGAATTGGTTAAAGTACTAGAAAAACAAGTGCTTGATGACGAATTGACGGTAGCTCAAGCGATTGTGCGACTTTTTGAGTAG